A window of Pirellulaceae bacterium contains these coding sequences:
- a CDS encoding acyltransferase, protein MRAIIIALVILHHAGLAFTTWGWFGVVVSQEPGPIFQAINDFSYWFLNSFGMCILFLMAGYFTPRSVHKKGIKGYLKDRLLRIGLPFLFGLLLINNLTFLVGDVFPTSVFKWKSWAEFPFNHITVLWYLVMLFGFELLYCVFVALRSYEFEVDDSVALPGVRYWVISAVVLALLEVLMGQQTWLWRALTRSPLDGLGIQGAHSFTYGFLFAVGCKAASHRWLERIDVQFAVRWFRVSVFLSLVVLGIVLVLALQGDLAKQAASEINRTVSVADLKALKGDLAKQVARFDVLKAALNPFVGWGVMAYLLVWKQRHEALGGHWLAQAGVDSYGAYIIHSLLLVFVMGVISLVDLNDWVSWLLGSVLGIVLSFGVSHQLRRIPVVRRVV, encoded by the coding sequence ATCAGAGCGATCATCATTGCTCTGGTAATTTTGCACCACGCCGGCCTTGCTTTCACAACGTGGGGGTGGTTTGGTGTTGTTGTCAGTCAGGAACCCGGTCCTATCTTTCAAGCGATCAATGATTTTTCATATTGGTTCCTTAATTCGTTTGGCATGTGCATACTTTTCCTGATGGCAGGCTATTTCACACCACGCTCCGTGCATAAAAAAGGAATCAAGGGTTACCTCAAGGATCGCTTGTTGCGGATTGGTCTCCCTTTTCTTTTTGGCCTGCTACTGATCAACAATCTCACTTTCCTGGTCGGGGACGTCTTTCCAACCAGCGTATTCAAATGGAAATCATGGGCTGAATTTCCGTTCAATCACATCACCGTCTTGTGGTACCTGGTGATGCTGTTTGGATTTGAACTGCTCTATTGTGTCTTTGTTGCTCTGCGCAGCTATGAATTCGAAGTTGACGACAGCGTGGCACTACCGGGTGTTCGCTACTGGGTGATCAGCGCGGTGGTGCTGGCTTTGCTGGAGGTGTTAATGGGTCAGCAAACCTGGCTCTGGAGGGCACTGACCCGGTCTCCCCTAGATGGCTTAGGTATCCAGGGGGCACATTCCTTCACCTACGGCTTCTTGTTCGCCGTTGGCTGCAAGGCGGCTTCACACCGCTGGCTAGAGCGTATCGATGTCCAGTTTGCCGTCCGCTGGTTCCGTGTGTCCGTTTTTCTTTCCCTCGTCGTGCTTGGCATTGTGTTGGTGCTGGCTCTGCAGGGTGACCTCGCCAAACAGGCAGCAAGTGAAATAAATCGAACCGTCAGCGTTGCTGATCTTAAGGCTCTGAAGGGTGATCTCGCCAAACAGGTAGCCAGGTTTGACGTGCTAAAAGCGGCCTTAAACCCTTTCGTTGGCTGGGGCGTGATGGCCTATCTACTTGTCTGGAAGCAGCGCCATGAAGCACTGGGGGGTCATTGGCTTGCTCAAGCTGGCGTCGACAGCTACGGGGCCTACATCATCCACTCGCTGTTGCTTGTTTTTGTCATGGGTGTGATCTCGCTAGTTGACTTGAACGATTGGGTCAGCTGGTTGCTTGGATCCGTTCTTGGGATCGTGCTCTCGTTTGGAGTGAGTCACCAGTTGAGGCGTATTCCGGTTGTCCGCCGTGTGGTGTGA